The following coding sequences are from one Mustela lutreola isolate mMusLut2 chromosome 5, mMusLut2.pri, whole genome shotgun sequence window:
- the FGFR4 gene encoding fibroblast growth factor receptor 4 isoform X1 produces MWLLLALLGVLVEVPGAPTLSLEASEEMQLEPCLVPGPEQQGQELTVALGQPVRLCCGRAERGGHWYKEGSRLPPAGRVRGWRGRLEIASFLPEDAGCYLCLARGSMLVLHNVTLAVDDSLTSSNGNEDPKAHGGPLNGHIYPQQAPYWTHPQRMEKKLHAVPAGNTVKFRCPAAGNPIPTIRWLKDGQDFHGEHRIGGIRLRHQHWSLVMESVVPSDRGTYTCLVENPMGSIRYSYLLDVLERSPHRPILQAGLPANTTAVAGSDVELLCKVYSDAQPHIQWLKHIVVNGSSFGADGFPYVQVLKTADINSSEVEVLYLRNVSAEDAGEYTCLAGNSIGLSYQSAWLTVLPEEDLTWTAAAPEARYTDIILYVSGSLALVVLLLLAGLYRGQVLLSRHPRQPATVQKLSRFPLARQFSLESGSSAKSSSSLVRGVRLSSSGPPLLAGLVSLDLPLDPLWEFPRDRLVLGKLLGEGCFGQVVRAEAFGMDPAQPDQASTVAVKMLKDNASDKDLADLVSEMEMMKLIGRHKNIINLLGVCTREGPLYVIVECAAKGNLREFLRARRPPGPDLSPDGPRSSEGPLSFPALVSCAYQVARGMQYLESRKCIHRDLAARNVLVTEDNVMKIADFGLARGVHHIDYYKKTSNGRLPVKWMAPEALFDRVYTHQTDVWSFGILLWEIFTLGGSPYPGIPVEELFSLLREGHRMDRPPNCPPELYGLMRECWHAAPSQRPTFKQLVEALDKVLLAVSEEYLDLRLTFGPYTPAGGDASSTCSSSDSVFCHDPLPLGPSAFSFPGGQT; encoded by the exons ATGTGGCTGCTGTTGGCCCTCTTGGGGGTCCTGGTGGAGGTGCCTGGGGCTCCCACTTTGTCCCTTGAAGCCTCTGAGGAAATGCAGCTAG AGCCCTGCTTGGTCCCTGGCCCCGAGCAGCAAGGGCAGGAGCTGACCGTGGCCCTCGGGCAGCCTGTGCGGCTGTGCTGTGGGCGGGCCGAGCGTGGTGGCCACTGGTACAAGGAGGGCAGTCGCCTACCACCTGCTGGCCGGGTACGAGGCTGGAGGGGCCGCTTGGAGATCGCCAGTTTCCTACCGGAGGATGCTGGCTGCTACCTCTGCCTGGCACGAGGCTCCATGCTTGTCCTGCACAATGTTACCTTGGCTGTGGATG ACTCCTTGACCTCCAGCAATGGCAATGAGGACCCTAAGGCTCATGGGGGCCCCTTGAATGGGCACATTTACCCGCAGCAAG cacccTACTGGACACACCCTCAACGCATGGAGAAGAAACTGCACGCAGTGCCTGCTGGGAACACTGTGAAGTTCCGCTGTCCGGCGGCAGGCAACCCCATACCCACCATCCGCTGGCTTAAAGACGGACAGGATTTCCATGGGGAGCATCGCATTGGAGGCATTCGG CTGCGCCACCAGCACTGGAGCCTGGTGATGGAAAGCGTGGTGCCCTCGGACCGCGGCACATACACTTGCCTCGTGGAGAACCCAATGGGCAGCATCCGCTATAGCTATCTGCTGGATGTGCTGG AGCGGTCCCCGCACCGGCCCATCCTGCAGGCGGGGCTCCCTGCCAACACCACAGCTGTGGCAGGCAGCGACGTGGAGCTGCTGTGCAAGGTGTACAGTGACGCCCAGCCCCACATCCAGTGGCTGAAGCACATCGTCGTCAACGGCAGCAGTTTTGGCGCCGATGGCTTCCCCTACGTGCAAGTCCTGAAG ACAGCAGACATCAATAGCTCAGAGGTGGAAGTCCTATATCTTCGGAATGTGTCGGCTGAGGATGCAGGAGAATACACCTGCCTGGCGGGCAACTCCATCGGCCTCTCCTACCAGTCAGCCTGGCTCACGGTGCTGCCAG AGGAGGACCTCACATGGACGGCAGCAGCCCCTGAGGCCAGGTACACGGACATCATTCTCTACGTGTCAGGCTCTCTGGCTTTGGTTGTCCTCCTGCTGCTGGCCGGGCTGTATCGAGGGCAGGTACTCCTGAGCCGGCACCCCAGGCAGCCCGCCACTGTGCAGAAGCTGTCCCGCTTCCCTCTAGCCCGGCAG TTCTCCCTGGAGTCGGGCTCTTCAGCCAAGTCCAGCTCCTCCTTGGTGCGGGGTGTCCGACTCTCCTCCAGTGGCCCTCCCTTGCTTGCTGGCCTTGTGAGTCTAGACCTACCTCTCGACCCACTGTGGGAGTTCCCCCGGGACAG GCTGGTGCTCGGGAAGCTGCTGGGTGAGGGCTGCTTCGGGCAAGTGGTGCGTGCAGAGGCCTTCGGCATGGATCCTGCCCAGCCTGACCAAGCCAGCACGGTAGCCGTCAAGATGCTCAAGG ACAATGCCTCCGACAAGGACTTGGCAGACCTGGTCTCCGAGATGGAGATGATGAAGCTGATCGGTCGGCACAAGAACATTATCAATCTATTGGGCGTCTGTACTCGGGAAG GGCCCCTGTATGTGATTGTGGAGTGTGCCGCCAAGGGAAACCTGCGGGAGTTCCTGCGGGCCCGGCGGCCCCCAGGCCCTGATCTCAGCCCTGACGGTCCGAGGAGCAGTGAGGGGCCGCTCTCCTTCCCCGCCCTGGTTTCCTGCGCCTACCAGGTGGCCCGAGGCATGCAGTATCTAGAGTCGAGGAAG TGCATCCATCGGGACCTGGCTGCCCGGAACGTACTGGTGACAGAGGACAATGTGATGAAGATTGCTGACTTCGGGCTGGCCCGTGGCGTCCACCATATTGACTACTACAAGAAAACCAGCAAT GGCCGCCTGCCTGTCAAGTGGATGGCACCAGAGGCCTTGTTTGATCGAGTCTATACACACCAGACTGATGT GTGGTCGTTTGGGATCCTGCTGTGGGAGATCTTCACCCTCGGGGGCTCCCCGTACCCTGGCATCCCTGTGGAGGAGCTGTTCTCACTGCTGCGGGAAGGGCATCGGATGGACCGGCCCCCAAACTGCCCCCCAGAGCT GTATGGGCTGATGCGGGAGTGCTGGCACGCAGCACCTTCCCAGAGGCCGACTTTCAAGCAGTTGGTGGAGGCACTGGACAAGGTCCTGCTGGCTGTCTCCGAGGAG TACCTAGACCTCCGTCTGACCTTTGGACCCTACACTCCAGCCGGTGGGGATGCCAGCAGCACCTGCTCCTCCAGCGACTCTGTCTTCTGCCACGACCCCCTACCCCTGGGGCCCAGTGCCTTTTCCTTCCCAGGGGGGCAGACATGA
- the FGFR4 gene encoding fibroblast growth factor receptor 4 isoform X2: MWLLLALLGVLVEVPGAPTLSLEASEEMQLAPYWTHPQRMEKKLHAVPAGNTVKFRCPAAGNPIPTIRWLKDGQDFHGEHRIGGIRLRHQHWSLVMESVVPSDRGTYTCLVENPMGSIRYSYLLDVLERSPHRPILQAGLPANTTAVAGSDVELLCKVYSDAQPHIQWLKHIVVNGSSFGADGFPYVQVLKTADINSSEVEVLYLRNVSAEDAGEYTCLAGNSIGLSYQSAWLTVLPEEDLTWTAAAPEARYTDIILYVSGSLALVVLLLLAGLYRGQVLLSRHPRQPATVQKLSRFPLARQFSLESGSSAKSSSSLVRGVRLSSSGPPLLAGLVSLDLPLDPLWEFPRDRLVLGKLLGEGCFGQVVRAEAFGMDPAQPDQASTVAVKMLKDNASDKDLADLVSEMEMMKLIGRHKNIINLLGVCTREGPLYVIVECAAKGNLREFLRARRPPGPDLSPDGPRSSEGPLSFPALVSCAYQVARGMQYLESRKCIHRDLAARNVLVTEDNVMKIADFGLARGVHHIDYYKKTSNGRLPVKWMAPEALFDRVYTHQTDVWSFGILLWEIFTLGGSPYPGIPVEELFSLLREGHRMDRPPNCPPELYGLMRECWHAAPSQRPTFKQLVEALDKVLLAVSEEYLDLRLTFGPYTPAGGDASSTCSSSDSVFCHDPLPLGPSAFSFPGGQT, from the exons ATGTGGCTGCTGTTGGCCCTCTTGGGGGTCCTGGTGGAGGTGCCTGGGGCTCCCACTTTGTCCCTTGAAGCCTCTGAGGAAATGCAGCTAG cacccTACTGGACACACCCTCAACGCATGGAGAAGAAACTGCACGCAGTGCCTGCTGGGAACACTGTGAAGTTCCGCTGTCCGGCGGCAGGCAACCCCATACCCACCATCCGCTGGCTTAAAGACGGACAGGATTTCCATGGGGAGCATCGCATTGGAGGCATTCGG CTGCGCCACCAGCACTGGAGCCTGGTGATGGAAAGCGTGGTGCCCTCGGACCGCGGCACATACACTTGCCTCGTGGAGAACCCAATGGGCAGCATCCGCTATAGCTATCTGCTGGATGTGCTGG AGCGGTCCCCGCACCGGCCCATCCTGCAGGCGGGGCTCCCTGCCAACACCACAGCTGTGGCAGGCAGCGACGTGGAGCTGCTGTGCAAGGTGTACAGTGACGCCCAGCCCCACATCCAGTGGCTGAAGCACATCGTCGTCAACGGCAGCAGTTTTGGCGCCGATGGCTTCCCCTACGTGCAAGTCCTGAAG ACAGCAGACATCAATAGCTCAGAGGTGGAAGTCCTATATCTTCGGAATGTGTCGGCTGAGGATGCAGGAGAATACACCTGCCTGGCGGGCAACTCCATCGGCCTCTCCTACCAGTCAGCCTGGCTCACGGTGCTGCCAG AGGAGGACCTCACATGGACGGCAGCAGCCCCTGAGGCCAGGTACACGGACATCATTCTCTACGTGTCAGGCTCTCTGGCTTTGGTTGTCCTCCTGCTGCTGGCCGGGCTGTATCGAGGGCAGGTACTCCTGAGCCGGCACCCCAGGCAGCCCGCCACTGTGCAGAAGCTGTCCCGCTTCCCTCTAGCCCGGCAG TTCTCCCTGGAGTCGGGCTCTTCAGCCAAGTCCAGCTCCTCCTTGGTGCGGGGTGTCCGACTCTCCTCCAGTGGCCCTCCCTTGCTTGCTGGCCTTGTGAGTCTAGACCTACCTCTCGACCCACTGTGGGAGTTCCCCCGGGACAG GCTGGTGCTCGGGAAGCTGCTGGGTGAGGGCTGCTTCGGGCAAGTGGTGCGTGCAGAGGCCTTCGGCATGGATCCTGCCCAGCCTGACCAAGCCAGCACGGTAGCCGTCAAGATGCTCAAGG ACAATGCCTCCGACAAGGACTTGGCAGACCTGGTCTCCGAGATGGAGATGATGAAGCTGATCGGTCGGCACAAGAACATTATCAATCTATTGGGCGTCTGTACTCGGGAAG GGCCCCTGTATGTGATTGTGGAGTGTGCCGCCAAGGGAAACCTGCGGGAGTTCCTGCGGGCCCGGCGGCCCCCAGGCCCTGATCTCAGCCCTGACGGTCCGAGGAGCAGTGAGGGGCCGCTCTCCTTCCCCGCCCTGGTTTCCTGCGCCTACCAGGTGGCCCGAGGCATGCAGTATCTAGAGTCGAGGAAG TGCATCCATCGGGACCTGGCTGCCCGGAACGTACTGGTGACAGAGGACAATGTGATGAAGATTGCTGACTTCGGGCTGGCCCGTGGCGTCCACCATATTGACTACTACAAGAAAACCAGCAAT GGCCGCCTGCCTGTCAAGTGGATGGCACCAGAGGCCTTGTTTGATCGAGTCTATACACACCAGACTGATGT GTGGTCGTTTGGGATCCTGCTGTGGGAGATCTTCACCCTCGGGGGCTCCCCGTACCCTGGCATCCCTGTGGAGGAGCTGTTCTCACTGCTGCGGGAAGGGCATCGGATGGACCGGCCCCCAAACTGCCCCCCAGAGCT GTATGGGCTGATGCGGGAGTGCTGGCACGCAGCACCTTCCCAGAGGCCGACTTTCAAGCAGTTGGTGGAGGCACTGGACAAGGTCCTGCTGGCTGTCTCCGAGGAG TACCTAGACCTCCGTCTGACCTTTGGACCCTACACTCCAGCCGGTGGGGATGCCAGCAGCACCTGCTCCTCCAGCGACTCTGTCTTCTGCCACGACCCCCTACCCCTGGGGCCCAGTGCCTTTTCCTTCCCAGGGGGGCAGACATGA